AGCTTTTGTGGTATAAATTGCAAATGAAAAACAAGTAACTTCCATGTATATCCAATTCGCACCCTTCTCCTTTTAGCTTAATCGGGTCGtttctctctattcttcttTACTCTTTTTGGACccataatattactatttgtGATCAGTCTACGTAAAACTATCATGTACCAAGACAGCAACAGCAACAGCTTTCAGCATTCAGACTTGAGTTTTATCCTTGAATGTATCAGCCACTACCTCCTGGATGAAACCGAAATCCTTGCAGCAGCAACTAGTATTACACCTCTACATTGCTATAATAGTAATAGCAATAGTTTTTCTAGTCTTACAGAGAACTTCTGGAGCGATTTGCTAGTGAAACTAGACTCTGGAGATGCAATCTTGCAAAGTGCATCTAacgaagaggaagaggaagaagaagaagaagagacaaTAATGCAGACAAAGAAGGCGAAGGAAAAGATAAATGGCAACAGTTTTAGTTATAGAGGAGTAAGAAAGAGGCCGTGGGGTAAATATGCAGCGCAGATAAGGGAACCTAAGAAGAAAGGAGCCACCAGGCTGTGGCTTGGGACTTACGACACTCCTGAAGATGCAGCGCTTGCTTATGATAGAGCTGCTTTTAAAATTCGTGGCTCCAAAGCCAAACTTAACTTTCCTCATTTGGCTGGCTCTCATGCCTCGGAAATGGAATCATCATTATTTAACTGCACTTCGCCGTCCTCTGGTAATGCTTCGCCATGGTTTAGGATGACGAATTTAGATTCCGAAAATTGAAGTACTTCTTGGCACTTCCGGATTAATTGGACTAGTCCACAGATGcacctcttcttcttcctctttcctttttccttttttttttttttttttttttttttgaggaAGGTGCTTTGTATTAGTATACTTGTTGGACAATTTATATCTGCTTTctctattattaattttaaatctttttaaccATCATTTATGGACGgagcatataaaaataattaaatcacctttatatatatatatatatata
The Ricinus communis isolate WT05 ecotype wild-type chromosome 1, ASM1957865v1, whole genome shotgun sequence DNA segment above includes these coding regions:
- the LOC8265785 gene encoding ethylene-responsive transcription factor 11, producing the protein MYQDSNSNSFQHSDLSFILECISHYLLDETEILAAATSITPLHCYNSNSNSFSSLTENFWSDLLVKLDSGDAILQSASNEEEEEEEEEETIMQTKKAKEKINGNSFSYRGVRKRPWGKYAAQIREPKKKGATRLWLGTYDTPEDAALAYDRAAFKIRGSKAKLNFPHLAGSHASEMESSLFNCTSPSSGNASPWFRMTNLDSEN